In the genome of Bradyrhizobium sp. CB3481, the window CCAGCGCTCGATCGCCAAGGGCGGGCCGTATCGCTTTGCGTAATTTCCCCGATGTCGTCCCGGCGAACGCCGGGGCCCATACGCCGCGGCGGCGGAAAGGGGCACCTTGGCAGACGTCCCGCCGCCGGTGGCTCTGGGCCTCGGCTCAAGGCCGGGGCGACGATGGGAGGGGGCTTCCACCCCACCATATGTTGCATAAATATCAGCCGGATACCGCAAACCCTTGGCCATTCCGGCCCGGATGTGGTATCTCGCAGGCTTCTTTCGACCGCCACACCAGACCCGCCCGCTTCGCCCCTAAGGGCCTGCGGCGGTGGAGATATTTCGCCCAATGACCTCCAGCGCCAAGACCGCCTCTGCACCCGACTCGTTCTTTACGGCCACGCTGGCCGAGGCCGACCCGGAAATCGCCGCCGCGATCAAGGGCGAGCTCGGCCGCCAGCGGCATGAGATCGAGCTGATTGCGTCGGAAAACATCGTCAGCCGGGCCGTGCTGGAAGCGCAGGGTTCGGTAATGACCAACAAATATGCGGAGGGCTATCCGGGCGCCCGCTACTATGGCGGCTGCGAATGGGTCGACGTCGCCGAGACGCTGGCGATCGAGCGCGCCAAGAAGCTGTTCGGGGCAGGGTTCGCCAACGTGCAGCCGAACTCCGGCAGCCAGATGAACCAGGCGGCGTTTCTGGCGCTGCTGCAGCCCGGCGACACCTTCATGGGCCTCGACCTTGCCGCCGGCGGCCATCTCACCCACGGCTCACCGGTCAACATGTCCGGCAAGTGGTTCAAGGCCTCGCACTACACGGTACGGCGCGAGGACCAGATCATCGATATGGACGAGGTCGCCAAGCAGGCCGAGCAGGTGAAGCCCAAGCTGATCATCGCTGGCGGCTCGGCCTATTCGCGCGCCTGGGACTTCAAGCGCTTCCGCGAGATCGCCGACAGCGTAGGCGCCTATCTGTTGGTCGACATGGCGCATTTCGCCGGTCTCGTCGCCGGCGGCGTTCATGCCTCGCCGGTGCCGCACGCTCACGTCACGACGACCACGACGCATAAATCGCTGCGCGGCCCGCGTGGCGGCCTGATCCTCACCAATGACGAAGCGCTCGCCAAGAAGCTGAATTCGGCGATCTTCCCTGGCCTGCAGGGCGGTCCGCTGATGCACGTCATTGCCGCCAAGGCGGTGGCGTTCGGCGAGGCGCTGCGGCCGGACTTCAAGGTCTACGCCAAGAACGTCGTCGAGAACGCCAAGGCGCTGGCGGAAACGTTGCGCGGCCACGGCCTCGACATCGTCTCCGGCGGCACCGACAACCATTTGATGCTGGTCGACCTTCGGCCGAAGGGGTTGAAGGGCAACGTCTCGGAGAAGGCGTTGGTACGCGCCGGCATCACCTGCAACAAGAACGGCATCCCGTTCGATCCCGAAAAGCCGTTCGTCACCTCGGGCCTGCGTCTCGGCACGCCGGCGGCGACCACGCGCGGCTTCGGCGTTGCCGAATTCAAGCAGGTCGGCGGCATGATCGCCGAGGTGCTCAACGCGCTGGCACAGTCGGAAGACGGCAAGGCACCGCTGGTGGAAGCCGCGATCAAGGAACGCGTGAAGGCGCTGACCGACCGCTTCCCGATCTACCAGTAAAGGACGCGAGTGGATGCGCTGTCCGAGCTGCAACAGTCTCGATACGCAGGTGAAGGATTCGCGGCCGACCGAGGATTCGGCCGTGATCCGGCGGCGGCGCGTGTGCATCGCCTGCAACTTCCGCTTCACTACCTTCGAGCGGGTGCAGCTGCGCGAATTGACGGTGATCAAGCGTAACGGCCGCCGCGTGCCGTTCGACCGCGACAAGTTGGTCCGCTCGGTGCAGATCTCCTTGCGCAAGCGGCCGGTCGACCCTGAGCGAGTCGAGAAGATGGTCTCGGCCATCGTGCGCGAGCTCGAAAGCGGCGGCGAGGCCGAAGTCTCCTCGGAGGCGATCGGCGAGATCGTGATGGAGCATCTGCGCCAGCTCGACGACGTCGCCTATGTGCGCTTCGCCTCGGTCTACCGCAACTTCCGCGAAGCCAAGGACTTCGAGACCCTGATCGGCGAGCTCTCGGGCGAGGACGAAGCGCGGATCGCCACGTTGCGCAAATGATCTTCCGCATCCTGGAAGACCAGTACGGGCAGAAACTCAAGGACGCCAAGGAAGCGGCGCGGGCGGCCGACCAGCGCTTCATGCAGCTCGCGCTCGCGCTCGGCCGGCGCGGGTTGGGGCGCACCTGGCCGAATCCCGCCGTCGGCGCGGTCGTGGTGAAGGACGGCGTCATCGTCGGCCGCGGCTGGACCCAACCGGGCGGACGTCCCCATGCCGAGCCCGAGGCGCTGAAGCGGGCGGGTGAAGCCGCGCGCGGCGCCACGCTCTATGTGACGCTTGAGCCATGCTCGCATTTCGGCAAGTCGCCGCCCTGCGTCGATGCCGTGATCGCGTCAGGCATCGCGCGCGTGGTGTCGGCGATCGAGGACCCCAATCCGGAGGTCGCCGGGCAGGGGCATGCCAAACTCCGCGCGGCCGGAATCGCAGTCGATGTCGGCCTTGGCGCTGAGCAAGCTGCGCGCGATCACGCCGGCCATTTCCGCCGGATCCGCGACAAGCGCCCACATGTGATCCTCAAGCTGGCGGTGTCGGCCGACGACAAGATCGCCGCCAAAGGTGGCAAGCCGGTCGCGATCACGGGCGAGGCGGCGCGAACGCGGGTGCACTTGTTGCGCGCGCAATGCGACGCCATCCTGGTCGGCATCGGCACCGTGCTGGCGGACGATCCGCTGCTGACCTGCCGCCTGCCGGGAATGGAAGCGCGCTCGCCGGTGCGGGTGGTGCTGGACCGGGCCCTGCGCCTGCCGGGCGCGAGCAGGCTGGTTCATTCCGCGCGTAAGACGCCACTCTGGGTGATGACGTCGGACTTTGCCGAGGCACCGGCGGCCATGAAGCTCGGGGCGGCCGGCGCGCAGGTGCTGCGTGTTGCGGCGACCGCCAAGCCGCCGGGGCTCGATCCGGCGGCCGTGCTGCGCGCGCTGTCGGACAAGGGCATCACCAGGCTGATGGTAGAGGGTGGCTCGCGGGTTGCCTCGTCCTTCGTCGCGAGCGGCCTCGTCGATGAAATATGGCTGCTGCGCGGGGCGGAAGCCATCGGCGCCGACGGCATTCCCGCGCTGGACGCATTGCCGCTCTCGTCAATCACCGGCTCGCCCACATTCAAGGCACGTGCTAGCGAAAGCCTGGATAAGGATACTCTGACCGTGTACGAGCGCGCGTAATGTTTACCGGAATTGTCACCGATATCGGCGAGATCATTGGCTTCACGCCAACGGCGCAGGGGCAGTTGCACCGCATGCGGATCGCCTGCCGCTACGACCGGGCGACGATTGCCGACGGCGCCTCGATCGCCTGCAACGGCGTCTGCTTGACGGTCGTGGCTTCCGGCGTCGAGGGCGGCAAGACCTGGTTCGATGTCGATGCCGCCGCCGAAACGCTCGGCATGACGACGGCCAAACACTGGATCAAGGGCACTAGGCTCAATCTCGAGCGGGCGCTCAAGATCGGCGACGAGCTTGGCGGCCATATCGTCGCGGGGCATGCCGACGGCGTTGCGACCATCGTCAGGCGCGATGATCTGCCCGACATGGCGCGGTTCGAGCTGCGTACCGCCCGCGAGCTCGCCCGCTTCATTGCCGCCAAGGGCTCGGTGACGCTGGATGGCGTGTCATTGACGGTGAATACGGTCGACGATGTCACATTTTCGGTGCTGATCATTCCGCATACGCTCAGTGTCACGACGCTCAGCGGATGGGCTGCAGGCAGCGAGGCCAATATCGAGGTCGATCTGATGGCCCGCTATGCGGCGCGGCTGTCGGAAATGAAGTGACAGGGTAACATACGGCGCTTAAAACGCCGGCCCAACCCCTCATGGTGAGGAGGCGCACTTGCGCCGTCTCGAACCATAAGGCCCGGAAGTAACCGCATCCTTCGAGACGCGGCCAAGAGGCCGCTCCTCAGGATGAGGACCGAGCAAGACGGAAGATAATTGATGGCAGACGCACGGCGCGCACCGCTGAAGGACCAGACTGACATTTCAGGCGCGCGCGCCCTGATCGTCGAGGCGCGATTTTATGACGATATTCAGGACGCGCTGCTGGAGGGCGCGGTGGCCGAGCTGAAGGCCGCCGGCGTGACCCACGACCTCATCACCGTGCCCGGCGCGCTGGAAATTCCTGCCGCAATCGCGATCGCGCTCGATGCTGCCGAAAACAACGGCAAGCCCTATGATGCGGCAATCGCGCTCGGCTGCGTGGTGCGCGGCGACACCATCCATTTCGAGATCGTGTCGATCGAATCCTCACGCGCGCTGATGGATCTTTCGGTGGCGCGAAAGGTTCCACTCGGCAACGGCATCATTACCGTCAATACGGACGCGCAGGCCTGGGCGAGGGCGCGCGCCAGCGAACTCAACAAGGGCGGTGATGCCGCGCGTGCTGCGCTGGCGATGCTGCGGATCAAACGGCGGCTGACGAAGGCTTAAGGTGATGGCGGATCAAAAGAAGCCGGCCAAAGGCCCTGAAAGGAAAGCCAACCGCCGCGGCGCGGCGCGGTTAGCTGCCGTGCAGGCGCTCTACCAAATGGATATCGCGGGTGCCGGCATCAACGACATCTTCGCTGAGTTCGAGAGCCACTGGCTCGGCAACGAGGTCGAGGGCGACAAATATCTGCCCGCGGAAGCCGCATTTTTTCGCGACGTGGTGTCGGGCGTGGTCCGTGACCAGGCAAGGCTCGATCCGCTGATCGACGATGCGCTCTCCAAGGGCTGGCCGCTGAAGCGGATCGACGCGATCCTGCGCGCGGTGCTGCGGGCCGGTTCCTACGAGCTGGAGCATCGCAAGGACGTGCCGGGCCGCGTCGTGGTGTCGGAATATGTCGATGTCGCGCATGCCTTCGTCGAAAAGGACGAGACCGGCATGGTGAACGCGGTGCTCGACCAGATCGCGCGCCAGTTCCGCGCCGACGAGTTCGCGCGTGGCTAGCGCAAAACCCGCGTCCGGCGAGGACTCGCTGATCGCGCGCTATTTCCGGCCGCTTGCGACCGATCCAGGTGCTTACAGCCTCGACGACGACGCCGCGGCGTTGAAGCCTTCGGGTGACGATATCGTGGTGACGATGGACGCCATCGTCGAAGGCGTGCATTTCCTGGCCGACGATCCCCCCGATACCGTCGCGCGCAAGGCGCTGCGGGTCAATCTGAGCGATCTCGCGGCGAAGGGGGCAACGCCTGCCGGCTTCGTGCTGACGCTGGCGCTACGCAGCGTGGATGAGGCCTGGCTAAAGCCGTTCGCGGCGGCGCTCGGCGAGGACGCGTCGCAATTCGGCTGTCCGCTATTGGGGGGCGATACCGTATCGACGCCCGGCCCGCTGATGATCTCGGTTACGGCGTTCGGCCGGGTGCCGCCGGGCAAAATGGTTCATCGCAGTGGCGCCAAGGTCGGTGAGCGCGTAATGGTCACGGGCACGATCGGCGACGCCGCGCTTGGGCTGGCGGTCCTGAGGGGCGGAAAAGTCCACGCTGCTGCTGATACTGCCGCGCGCGAGGCGCTGGTGGGGCGCTACCGCATCCCGCAGCCGCGCGTGGCGATGGCCGAGATCATCAGCGAATACACCAGCGCGTCGATGGATGTATCGGATGGTTTGGCGGGCGATCTGGCAAAGCTCTGCCGGGTGTCGGGTGTATCTGCTGTGATTGATCTGGCGCAGGTGCCGTTGTCCGACTCAGCGCGGGACCTGGTGTCGCGCGGGGTTGTCGGGTTGGAAACCTTGATCGTCGGAGGCGACGATTACGAGATCCTCTGCACGATTCCAGAAGACCGTGTTGAAGCCTTCGAAGCTGCTGCGCAGCGCGCAGGGGTTGCGCTTAGTTCCATTGGAACGATCGTCACGGGCAGTTCAATACCGAAGTTCGTCAACGATGAGGGTAAGGAAATCGCGCTGGAACGGCTGTCCTACAGCCATTTTTGAAAGCTTCGCATAATGCCGTCGGCTTTATTTCCTGTCAGCCATTGCAATCCAGCGGAAAACCTATAGGTTGTACGCATTCGATTGCCGCCGTGCCTTTTTGAACGCGCCCCTAAGGGGCTTCTTCCAGAGACATCGTCGAGATTGGATTTTTGAATCTGCGCGATCGTCGCGTGGAATGAAAAGCCTATGTGCTTTGGAGAAGAGAAAATGGCTACGGGAACAGTGAAGTGGTTCAACGGTCAAAAGGGTTTCGGTTTCATTGAACCGAGCGATGGCAGCAAGGATGTGTTCGTGCACATCTCCGCCGTCGAGCGCGCCGGCCTCGGCGGGCTGGCCGAAGGTCAGAAGGTTCAATTCGAACTCAAGACCGACAAGATGCGGGGCAAGGTAAGCGCGGAAAACCTGTCGCTGGCCTAAAGCCTCGAAACGGTCGTTTCACGGATGTACTGGAATGGCTGATGAGCCCGCTCGATCCCGACAGGATTGGGCGGGTTTTGTATTTGGGTTGAGCCGCAACCTCCGGGCAAATGCCTTCCTGCCGCGCAGGCAAAAGCTTGCCCCGGGGGCCGCTTACCGGTGAATGCTTTCAAAAATCGACGGATTCTGGCTTCGGTGGCGTTGCGCCGCGGGGGCGATTTTGGCATGGTCCGGGCCGATTTGAGGTCACCCTTTGGGCAGGGAAGGCCTCCTTCAATAAATGCGCCGGCCGCGCTCGCGGGATGGCGTGGGGCGGAAAACGAGCATCTGAGGCAACTTCAATGACAGCATTATGGGTGATTGTGCTCTGCGGAGCACTTTCGGTTGTTTACGCCATCTGGGCGACGTCGTCGGTTCTGAAAGCGGACGCCGGCAACCCGCGCATGCAGGAAATCGCGGCAGCGGTGGCGGAGGGCGCGCAGGCCTATCTGCGCCGCCAGTACATGACGATCGGCATGGTCGGCGTCGTGATCTTCGCGCTGCTGGCCTACTTCCTCGGCATGCTGGTTGCGGTCGGCTTCCTGATCGGCGCCGTGCTGTCGGGCGCTGCGGGCTTCATCGGCATGAACGTCTCGGTTCGCGCCAACGTGCGCACCGCGCAGGCGGCGACGACCTCGCTGGCCGGCGGTCTGGAGCTCGCCTTCAAGGCAGGCGCCATCACCGGCCTTCTGGTCGCCGGCCTCGCGCTCCTCGGCGTCACCATCTACTTCATCTATCTCACCCAGCTCGCGGGGCTGAAGGCCAACGACCGTGTCGTGGTCGACGCGCTGGTGGCGCTCGGCTTCGGCGCCTCGCTGATCTCGATCTTCGCCCGTCTCGGCGGCGGCATCTTCACCAAGGGCGCCGACGTCGGCGGCGACCTCGTCGGCAAGGTCGAGGCCGGCATTCCCGAGGACGATCCGCGCAACCCCGCGACCATCGCCGACAATGTCGGCGACAATGTCGGTGACTGCGCCGGCATGGCGGCCGACCTGTTCGAGACCTATGCGGTGACCGCGGTCGCCACCATGGTGCTGGCCGCGATCTTCTTCGCGAACTCGCCGCTCTTGGTGAACATGATGACCCTGCCGCTCGCGATCGGCGGCGTCTGCATCATCACCTCGATCATAGGCACCTTTTTCGTCAAGCTCGGCTCAAGCCAGTCCATCATGGGCGCGCTGTACAAGGGCCTGATCGCAACCGGCGTGCTGTCGCTGCTCGGCGTTGCCGCCGTCATCAACTGGCTGATCGGTTTCGGCCC includes:
- the glyA gene encoding serine hydroxymethyltransferase, coding for MTSSAKTASAPDSFFTATLAEADPEIAAAIKGELGRQRHEIELIASENIVSRAVLEAQGSVMTNKYAEGYPGARYYGGCEWVDVAETLAIERAKKLFGAGFANVQPNSGSQMNQAAFLALLQPGDTFMGLDLAAGGHLTHGSPVNMSGKWFKASHYTVRREDQIIDMDEVAKQAEQVKPKLIIAGGSAYSRAWDFKRFREIADSVGAYLLVDMAHFAGLVAGGVHASPVPHAHVTTTTTHKSLRGPRGGLILTNDEALAKKLNSAIFPGLQGGPLMHVIAAKAVAFGEALRPDFKVYAKNVVENAKALAETLRGHGLDIVSGGTDNHLMLVDLRPKGLKGNVSEKALVRAGITCNKNGIPFDPEKPFVTSGLRLGTPAATTRGFGVAEFKQVGGMIAEVLNALAQSEDGKAPLVEAAIKERVKALTDRFPIYQ
- the nrdR gene encoding transcriptional regulator NrdR, producing MRCPSCNSLDTQVKDSRPTEDSAVIRRRRVCIACNFRFTTFERVQLRELTVIKRNGRRVPFDRDKLVRSVQISLRKRPVDPERVEKMVSAIVRELESGGEAEVSSEAIGEIVMEHLRQLDDVAYVRFASVYRNFREAKDFETLIGELSGEDEARIATLRK
- the ribD gene encoding bifunctional diaminohydroxyphosphoribosylaminopyrimidine deaminase/5-amino-6-(5-phosphoribosylamino)uracil reductase RibD, whose product is MIFRILEDQYGQKLKDAKEAARAADQRFMQLALALGRRGLGRTWPNPAVGAVVVKDGVIVGRGWTQPGGRPHAEPEALKRAGEAARGATLYVTLEPCSHFGKSPPCVDAVIASGIARVVSAIEDPNPEVAGQGHAKLRAAGIAVDVGLGAEQAARDHAGHFRRIRDKRPHVILKLAVSADDKIAAKGGKPVAITGEAARTRVHLLRAQCDAILVGIGTVLADDPLLTCRLPGMEARSPVRVVLDRALRLPGASRLVHSARKTPLWVMTSDFAEAPAAMKLGAAGAQVLRVAATAKPPGLDPAAVLRALSDKGITRLMVEGGSRVASSFVASGLVDEIWLLRGAEAIGADGIPALDALPLSSITGSPTFKARASESLDKDTLTVYERA
- a CDS encoding riboflavin synthase — encoded protein: MFTGIVTDIGEIIGFTPTAQGQLHRMRIACRYDRATIADGASIACNGVCLTVVASGVEGGKTWFDVDAAAETLGMTTAKHWIKGTRLNLERALKIGDELGGHIVAGHADGVATIVRRDDLPDMARFELRTARELARFIAAKGSVTLDGVSLTVNTVDDVTFSVLIIPHTLSVTTLSGWAAGSEANIEVDLMARYAARLSEMK
- the ribH gene encoding 6,7-dimethyl-8-ribityllumazine synthase, which encodes MADARRAPLKDQTDISGARALIVEARFYDDIQDALLEGAVAELKAAGVTHDLITVPGALEIPAAIAIALDAAENNGKPYDAAIALGCVVRGDTIHFEIVSIESSRALMDLSVARKVPLGNGIITVNTDAQAWARARASELNKGGDAARAALAMLRIKRRLTKA
- the nusB gene encoding transcription antitermination factor NusB, whose translation is MADQKKPAKGPERKANRRGAARLAAVQALYQMDIAGAGINDIFAEFESHWLGNEVEGDKYLPAEAAFFRDVVSGVVRDQARLDPLIDDALSKGWPLKRIDAILRAVLRAGSYELEHRKDVPGRVVVSEYVDVAHAFVEKDETGMVNAVLDQIARQFRADEFARG
- the thiL gene encoding thiamine-phosphate kinase is translated as MASAKPASGEDSLIARYFRPLATDPGAYSLDDDAAALKPSGDDIVVTMDAIVEGVHFLADDPPDTVARKALRVNLSDLAAKGATPAGFVLTLALRSVDEAWLKPFAAALGEDASQFGCPLLGGDTVSTPGPLMISVTAFGRVPPGKMVHRSGAKVGERVMVTGTIGDAALGLAVLRGGKVHAAADTAAREALVGRYRIPQPRVAMAEIISEYTSASMDVSDGLAGDLAKLCRVSGVSAVIDLAQVPLSDSARDLVSRGVVGLETLIVGGDDYEILCTIPEDRVEAFEAAAQRAGVALSSIGTIVTGSSIPKFVNDEGKEIALERLSYSHF
- a CDS encoding cold-shock protein translates to MATGTVKWFNGQKGFGFIEPSDGSKDVFVHISAVERAGLGGLAEGQKVQFELKTDKMRGKVSAENLSLA